A window from Triticum aestivum cultivar Chinese Spring chromosome 6D, IWGSC CS RefSeq v2.1, whole genome shotgun sequence encodes these proteins:
- the LOC123143141 gene encoding heterogeneous nuclear ribonucleoprotein H3 isoform X1, whose translation MYGHRGAMMGSGGVSDGYEGSKRPRMMESNPYFAVNAGSPLDVSKRARMMEPGPPYFAGMGSSAGGSGSGFYPTYGGNMAGAAGVNSGIQNFPAVRLRGLPFDCEDVDISKFFAGLDIVDCLLVHKNGRFSGEAFVVFPSSMQAEFALHRNRQNMGRRYVEVFRCKKQDYYSAIAAEVNQGGGALLEPEHRHSSPPLRSRRLSEDKSSMEYTEVLKLRGLPYSATIEDIIKFFVEYELTEENVHIAYRGDGRATGEAFVEFPTAEVAKTAMCKDKMTIGTRYVELFPSTPEEASRAKPRGRQ comes from the coding sequence GGCAATGATGGGAAGCGGGGGGGTTTCGGATGGGTACGAGGGATCAAAGAGGCCACGAATGATGGAATCGAATCCATACTTCGCAGTGAACGCAGGGAGCCCGTTGGACGTCTCAAAGCGGGCCAGGATGATGGAGCCAGGCCCCCCATATTTTGCAGGCATGGGAAGCAGCgctggcggcagcggcagcggcttcTACCCTACCTATGGCGGCAACATGGCTGGTGCTGCAGGGGTTAACAGTGGCATCCAAAACTTTCCAGCGGTCCGTCTGCGAGGGCTCCCTTTTGACTGCGAGGATGTTGACATCAGCAAGTTTTTCGCCGGGCTGGACATAGTGGACTGCCTCCTGGTCCACAAGAATGGGCGCTTCTCTGGCGAGGCCTTTGTTGTCTTCCCTTCATCAATGCAAGCGGAGTTTGCGCTGCACCGCAACAGGCAGAACATGGGCAGGAGGTACGTGGAGGTTTTCAGATGCAAGAAGCAGGATTACTACAGCGCAATAGCCGCCGAGGTGAACCAGGGTGGTGGTGCCCTCCTTGAGCCGGAGCACCGGCACTCGTCGCCTCCTCTGCGGTCCAGGAGGCTGTCTGAAGACAAGAGCAGCATGGAGTACACTGAGGTGCTGAAGCTGCGCGGGCTCCCCTACTCCGCCACCATCGAGGACATCATCAAGTTCTTTGTGGAGTACGAGCTGACGGAGGAGAACGTGCACATCGCGTACCGCGGGGACGGCAGGGCCACTGGCGAAGCCTTTGTTGAGTTCCCGACGGCCGAGGTTGCCAAGACTGCCATGTGCAAGGATAAGATGACCATCGGGACGAGGTACGTGGAGCTGTTCCCGTCGACCCCGGAGGAGGCGAGCAGGGCGAAGCCGCGAGGCAGGCAGTGA
- the LOC123143141 gene encoding G-rich sequence factor 1 isoform X2 — MMEPGPPYFAGMGSSAGGSGSGFYPTYGGNMAGAAGVNSGIQNFPAVRLRGLPFDCEDVDISKFFAGLDIVDCLLVHKNGRFSGEAFVVFPSSMQAEFALHRNRQNMGRRYVEVFRCKKQDYYSAIAAEVNQGGGALLEPEHRHSSPPLRSRRLSEDKSSMEYTEVLKLRGLPYSATIEDIIKFFVEYELTEENVHIAYRGDGRATGEAFVEFPTAEVAKTAMCKDKMTIGTRYVELFPSTPEEASRAKPRGRQ, encoded by the coding sequence ATGATGGAGCCAGGCCCCCCATATTTTGCAGGCATGGGAAGCAGCgctggcggcagcggcagcggcttcTACCCTACCTATGGCGGCAACATGGCTGGTGCTGCAGGGGTTAACAGTGGCATCCAAAACTTTCCAGCGGTCCGTCTGCGAGGGCTCCCTTTTGACTGCGAGGATGTTGACATCAGCAAGTTTTTCGCCGGGCTGGACATAGTGGACTGCCTCCTGGTCCACAAGAATGGGCGCTTCTCTGGCGAGGCCTTTGTTGTCTTCCCTTCATCAATGCAAGCGGAGTTTGCGCTGCACCGCAACAGGCAGAACATGGGCAGGAGGTACGTGGAGGTTTTCAGATGCAAGAAGCAGGATTACTACAGCGCAATAGCCGCCGAGGTGAACCAGGGTGGTGGTGCCCTCCTTGAGCCGGAGCACCGGCACTCGTCGCCTCCTCTGCGGTCCAGGAGGCTGTCTGAAGACAAGAGCAGCATGGAGTACACTGAGGTGCTGAAGCTGCGCGGGCTCCCCTACTCCGCCACCATCGAGGACATCATCAAGTTCTTTGTGGAGTACGAGCTGACGGAGGAGAACGTGCACATCGCGTACCGCGGGGACGGCAGGGCCACTGGCGAAGCCTTTGTTGAGTTCCCGACGGCCGAGGTTGCCAAGACTGCCATGTGCAAGGATAAGATGACCATCGGGACGAGGTACGTGGAGCTGTTCCCGTCGACCCCGGAGGAGGCGAGCAGGGCGAAGCCGCGAGGCAGGCAGTGA